One genomic segment of Plasmodium cynomolgi strain B DNA, chromosome 14, whole genome shotgun sequence includes these proteins:
- a CDS encoding cytoadherence linked asexual protein CLAG (putative) — translation MTSLRNIRVLFMFLLLFISKNVIGYVNEKENLEELKYVVESKEMFDNLTGLERLIIQTLKYDNVRLPVLNPSLEEYLNMSNFMIVTHNINNKNETKLVVPTPNAEIHDLIKYEHVTKQQIIQRYDSENSDSIKKKLLLLKALKITKLMLIPMYAYEKTKDLKKSLEELNAVFFPKDEELGKENSYQYSKSYFEKIINYINGVKKKESKDNAYSTIIIGEDLSKIQKSSDLFFTTNDNIEFMSKLDKIAGHFGIAMYNLVGSNLIGKLFAALGHFVVLQLALRRYDQFFKFGKVRFFNWQKILSFSATDRFKVLDTMCNVQGFQDVQTKRRIVYLKDDRKSTFDECNILEFLVHYFNKYQSSLVSGLYQEDFKTHYLQEHTDIRNEFFKFMCNDINHCNIYSSKLFLSENDSMKPLNSDTPYYKSISAYNLYTNFFYFTRRYTQFTPNHILYVHFLNLTGILSNFTGVEKCNSIEDSPKKSANNDSSIEDYGQSKSTKCNFCKGVFTYINSKHEETPSMLQKFFTFVTKIININSVSTLVRNLSVYEEYDNFLTNDINWYTFLLLLRLTSYKEIAEKDVGEAMYLDLKKEDKFNKTVTTNYWYPSYLKKAYTLYVRNKLAINLVLLELENLLNKGTIEKMKKCVRFLLHVNSFLQLDFFHNLNEPGPRENRMHPLSMVLENQFALWSSSSSLGYFFLNYDDPTTRKQMHEKLRSDRMVIPKFYKVSVMLKRHITKAYQSYFNQRHVRNLYENYDTFNISNKIMLMKDSYESYLENYQDIIF, via the exons ATGACTTCACTGCGTAATATACGAGTTCTTTTcatgtttcttcttttatttataagtaaaaatgtaatcGGCTATGTGAATGAAAAGGAGAATCTTGAGGAATTAAAATATGTTGTTGAGAGTAAGGAAATGTTCGACAATTTAACAGGATTAGAAAGGTTAATAATACAAAcattaaaatatgataacGTGCGATTACCAGTGTTAAACCCAAGTCTTGAGGAATACCTGAATATGTCTAATTTTATGATAGTTACacataatattaataataaaaacgaaactAAACTGGTTGTACCAACTCCAAATGCTGAAATCCAcgatttaataaaatatgaacacgTTACAAAGCAGCAAATAATACAAAGGTATGATTCAGAAAATTCGGATTCGATTAAGAAGAAGTTGTTGCTTTTGAAGGcattaaaaataacgaaaCTTATGTTAATACCTATGTATGCCTATGAGAAAACAaaagacttaaaaaaatcactAGAAGAATTGAATGCTGTATTTTTTCCGAAAGATGAAGAGCTCGGCAAGGAAAATTCTTATCAATATTCCAAATcgtattttgaaaaaattataaattatattaatggagtaaaaaagaaggaatcCAAAGACAATGCGTATTCAACTATAATAATTGGTGAAGACCTATCCAAAATACAGAAGTCTagtgatttattttttacgacaAATGATAACATTGAATTTATGAGCAAGTTAGATAAGATAGCCGGTCATTTTGGAATAGCAATGTACAATTTAGTTGGTTCTAATCTTATAGGTAAACTA tTTGCAGCATTGGGACATTTCGTTGTTCTACAATTAGCCCTTAGGAGATatgatcaattttttaaatttggaaAAGTGAGGTTTTTtaattggcaaaaaattttaagttttaGTGCGACGGATAGGTTTAAAGTACTCGATACAATGTGTAATGTGCAAGGTTTTCAGGATGTCcaaacaaaacgaagaatAGTTTATTTGAAGGATGACAGAAAATCAACGTTTGATGAGTGTAATATATTAGAATTTTTagttcattattttaataaataccAAAGCTCATTAGTTTCGGGTTTATATCAAGAGGACTTTAAAACTCATTATTTGCAAGAGCACACTGATATAAGGAacgaatttttcaaatttatgtGTAATGATATAAATCACtgtaatatatatagcagcaaactatttttaagtgaaaaTGATTCTATGAAACCGTTGAACAGTGACACTCCTTACTATAAGTCGATAAGTGCATACAActtatatacaaattttttctattttacaAGACGTTACACTCAATTTACCCCCAACCATATTTTGTACGTGCACTTTTTAAACTTAACTGGAATTTTAAGTAAT tttacaggcgttgaaaaatgtaattcaATAGAAGATTCCCCCAAAAAATCGGCGAATAATGATAGCTCAATCGAAGATTATGGTCAAAGCAAATCAAcgaaatgtaatttttgcaaGGGAGtattcacatatataaactCGAAGCACGAAGAAACACCGTCTAtgttgcaaaaatttttcacttttgttacaaaaattattaacataaataGCGTAAGCACATTAGTAAGAAATTTGAGTGTTTATGAAgaatatgacaattttttaacaaacgatATCAACTggtacacatttttactgTTACTGAGACTTACGTCCTATAAA GAAATTGCCGAAAAGGATGTTGGAGAAGCTATGTATTTAGATTTGAAGAAAGAAGATAAGTTTAATAAAACTGTTACAACGAATTATTGGTATCCAtcgtatttaaaaaaggcatataCTTTGTACGTACGAAATAAATTGGCTATCAATCTAGTA cttttagaGTTAGAGAATTTACTAAATAAAGGAACAAtagagaaaatgaaaaaatgtgtaagGTTTTTGCTTCACGtaaattcctttttacaattggatttttttcacaaccTAAATGAACCAGGACCTAGAGAAAATCGCATGCATCCACTGTCTATGGTACTTGAGAATCAATTTGCGCTATGGAGTTCATCCTCTAGTTTaggttacttttttttaaattatgatgATCCTACTACAAGAAAACAAATGCATGAAAAACTCAGATCAGATAGAATGGTAATACCTAAATTTTATAAAGTGTCTGTTATGTTAAAAAGGCACATTACGAAAGCTTATCAATCTTATTTTAATCAGAGGCATGTAAGGAATTTATACGAAAATTATGATACTTTTAATATaagtaataaaattatgttaatgAAAGATTCGTACGAATCGTATTTAGAGAATTACCaggatataattttttag
- a CDS encoding hypothetical protein (putative): MNSITLLLHVIALTFLFWQSDSLCDMRGPIKRSPNRQHISGGKLGSSFGRILHEADEISTESFRNSNIPYVRLIDYSDSHVYYVQFEEADAGEILQSEFADKLSRQWYEAITEMASEYVEFTELMNVQWRDKMWTDIWVKYLSSISHDLQIYLSYTFLPINCREEIFNNLVHLTRKDFKAFLNIIDDKWNEKLNNNDV; the protein is encoded by the exons ATGAATTCAATTACACTTTTATTACATGTTATAGCGTTAACCTTTTTGTTTTGGCAATCTGACTCTTTGTGTGATATGAG AGGTCCCATTAAACGTTCGCCTAATAGACAACATATAAGTGGAGGTAAATTAGGTTCCAGCTTTGGAAGAATTTTACATGAAGCAGATGAAATTTCAACTGAGTCCTTTAGGAATTCTAACATACCATATGTGAGACTCATTGATTATTCGGATTCACATGTATATTACGTTCAGTTTGAGGAAGCAGATGCAGGGGAAATACTACAATCTGAATTTGCTGATAAATTAAGTAGACAATGGTACGAGGCTATCACAGAAATGGCATCTGAATATGTTGAATTTACAGAATTGATGAATGTCCAGTGGAGAGATAAAATGTGGACTGACATATGGGTTAAATATCTGTCCAGCATAAGCCATGATTTGCAAATTTACCTTTCGTATACTTTCCTACCTATAAATTGTagagaagaaatttttaataatttagtGCATTTAACTAGAAAAGATTTTAAAGcatttttaaacataatTGATGATAAATGGaacgaaaaattaaataacaaTGATGTGTGA
- a CDS encoding hypothetical protein (putative): MNTYEYDDTVKLHNTFNFNDKNKNLNKDINLIEFEDFGKVEYFQKLNNKPAKETNPFTVPNNFTTQNSSQNLYSESAKQFNTFAPTNDFGKLHNSINVNKQPSNKPTAITPTSDFEKLHNSINVNRQPVKKPNIIRADDGFGKQQNSQNVNEQATKETNSIDPTEDFAKLHNSLNFFNKPKEKISNVYRDNDNFEKRYSTLKDDFYSEKLFNSAYEADYYQSKDKTHEVQYFYDEPKKHQNYKNDFSDLKKNGRPNAHFDKMYNDLLKGNNFESEKRVLKQVDDHPKKGSGKPLIDLSEDVPKNSSEKNPNDIGKSPYTKNRSNALSYAKNIEKILNKLKYFNNVETAVDELKNDPSFKKILDELQNGNGLERLFYVLKYSDDSEGILSELKKNDNIEKLIYVLNYYEKNSEPQKKEELKKVASKKDHNGNNKLSLLNVKKKKLKVWITKLFDKFDQMYEDQLLSLFSSEFDNDGNDSTDNKKFLHTLKYVKILIPIAFAVIIIAILSVSAVAYTIFKVKKCHYKKKVERINKKNAKKASKPSIIKVSAS; the protein is encoded by the exons aTGAACACCTATGAATATGATGATACTGTAAAATTGCATAACACATTCAATTttaatgacaaaaataagaatCTTAATAAggatataaatttaatagaaTTTGAAGATTTTGGAAAAGtggaatatttccaaaaattgAACAACAAACCTGCGAAAGAGACGAACCCATTTACTGTTCCTAACAATTTCACAACACAAAATAGTTCCCAAAATTTGTACAGCGAGTCTGCAAAACAATTTAATACATTTGCTCCTACTAATGACTTCGGAAAACTCCACAATTCTATTAATGTTAACAAACAACCTTCGAACAAACCAACTGCAATTACTCCTACTAGCGACTTCGAAAAACTCCACAATTCCATTAATGTTAACAGACAACCTGTGAAAAAACCAAATATAATTCGTGCAGATGACGGTTTCggaaaacaacaaaattcTCAAAATGTTAACGAACAAGCAACAAAAGAGACCAATTCAATTGATCCTACGGAGGACTTCGCAAAACTACAcaattcattaaatttttttaataagccaaaggaaaaaatatcaaatgTATACAGAgataatgataattttgaaaaaagataTAGTACATTAAAAGATGACTTTTATTCTGAGAAACTATTTAATAGTGCATATGAAGCAGACTACTATCAATCTAAAGATAAAACTCATGAAGTACAGTATTTTTATGATGAACCAAAGAAGCATcagaattataaaaatgatttcagtgatttaaagaaaaatggaagaccTAATGCACATTTTGATAAGATGTATAACGATTTACTAAAAGGAAACAATTTTGAATCAGAAAAAAGAGTTCTAAAACAAGTAGATGATCAtccaaaaaaaggttcaGGAAAACCATTAATTGACTTATCAGAAGATGTTCCCAAAAATAGTTCtgaaaaaaatcccaatGATATTGGTAAAAGTCCTTATACTAAAAATAGATCAAATGCATTGTCATATGCcaaaaatatcgaaaaaatacttaataaattaaaatattttaataatgttgAAACAGCAGTTgacgaattaaaaaatgatcctagctttaaaaaaatacttgatgaattgcaaaatggtaaCGGACTTGAAAGACTATTTTATGTATTGAAATATTCTGACGATTCTGAAGGAATACTTTcggaattgaaaaaaaatgacaacatTGAAAAACTAATTTATGTATTGAACTATTACGAAAAGAATTCTgaaccccaaaaaaaggaagaattaaaaaaagtagcatCAAAAAAAGATCACAAtggaaacaataaattatcattattgaacgtaaaaaagaaaaaactaaaaGTGTGGATAACGAAATTGTTCGATAAATTTGATCAAATGTATGAAGATCAGTTGTTATCTTTATTCAGTTCCGAGTTTGATAATGATGGGAATGATTCTacagataataaaaaatttttgcatactCTGAAATACGTTAAAATTCTAATACCAATTGCATTTGCCGTAATAATCATAGCCATTTTAA GTGTCTCAGCAGTAGCGTATACCATCTTTAAAGTAAAGAAATGCcattataagaaaaaagttgaaagaataaacaagaaaaatgcaaaaaaagctTCAAAACCATCAATAATAAAAGTCTCTGCTTCCTAA
- a CDS encoding hypothetical protein (putative) encodes MSNYSNYTNNQNEDKNDSAASTSNAKNCLMKGKLSSLNSLIKVFAVTLVILALQYSNKNHDGVNGKGVVSGLESNNVRNLSEINSNFGGSRENLHYSGENTNERRNNYNNGNVNSQWGSHENVEPSTYYGTYNNHAPQENGEQNMSEINLNCFNSGLCQNLKKNAIYIVPGVIAGYYAWNTIGTQTFLLVTAIIGVLLFARHNSH; translated from the exons atgtcgAATTATAGCAATTACACGAACaatcaaaatgaagataagAACGACAGTGCTGCAAGCACATCCAacgcaaaaaattgcttaaTGAAAGGAAAACTATCTTCATTAAACTCCCTTATCAAGGTTTTTGCAGTTACCCTTGTAATTTTGGCCCTTCAATACTCcaacaaaaat CACGACGGTGTTAATGGAAAAGGCGTAGTGAGCGGATTAGAGTCAAACAATGTAAGAAACTTATCCGAAATTAACTCCAATTTTGGAGGATCAAGAGAGAATTTACATTATTCTGGTGAAAATACTaatgaaagaagaaacaactACAACAATGGCAATGTTAATAGCCAATGGGGAAGTCATGAAAATGTAGAACCATCAACTTACTATGGTACATATAATAACCACGCCCCCCAAGAAAATGGTGAACAAAACATGagtgaaattaatttaaactGCTTTAATTCAGGATTATGCCAAAATCTTAAGAAAAATgctatatatatagtacCAGGTGTGATAGCAGGTTATTATGCATGGAATACTATAGGAAcacaaacatttttattggTAACTGCTATTATAGGAGTATTGTTGTTTGCCAGACATAACTCTCATTAA